The Alphaproteobacteria bacterium DNA window TGTCATTCGCCGATCGCAGCGCCGCCGCGCGTCACATCGAGTGCGATACGCTGCTGCTGCACCAGGGCGTGGTGCCCAACGCCAACCTCGCGATGTCGATCGGCTGTGCCCATCGCTGGGACGACGCGCAGCTCTGCTTCGTGCCGATGCTCGATGCCTGGGGTCACAGCAGCGCCGATGGCGTGTCGATCGCCGGCGACGGCGCGGGCATCGCCGGTGCGGAGGCCGCGGCCGAGCGCGGCCGGCTGGCGGCGCTCGACGCGGCATGCCGGCTGGGCCGGATCGATGAGCCGACGCGTGAGCGCGAGGCCGCCGCACCGCGGCGTGCCCTGGCGAGATTCGGCCGCGGCCGCGCCTTCCTCGACCGCGCCTTCCGGCCGATCGAGGCGCATCGCATTCCCGCCGGCGACACCATCGCCTGCCGCTGCGAGGAGGTGAGCGCAGCGCAGATCGTCGAGGCGGTGCGCGTCGGCGCGACCGGCCCCAACCAGCTCAAGGCCTATCTGCGCTGCGGCATGGGCCCGTGCCAGGGACGCCTCTGCGGCCTGACCGTCACCGAGCTGATCGCCCAGGCGCGCGGCAAGACGCCGGCCGAGATCGGCCACTACCGCCTGCGGCCGCCGGTCAAGCCGATCACCGTCGCCGAGCTCGCCTCGCTGCCGCGCAGCGAGGCCGAGGCCAACGCGGTGGCGCGGCAATGACGCTTCGGTCCTGAGCGAAGCATCGCCGGCGCAGCTTCCTCCACAAGATCCCCATGTCGAGCACAGTCAGTACCGGCGCGCCGACGCGCCTGCAGGTGTCCCTGTTCATCGCCGGCCTCGTCGCCATCGCCACGCTCAGCCAGTCCTTCCGCGTGCTGCTCAACACCGTGGCGCCCGACGTCATGCGCGATCTCGGCATGTCGGCGGCGGTCTATGGCGTGGCGGTCAGCGTCTTCTTCCTTTCGCTGCTGGTGGCGCAGGTGCCGCTGGGCATCGCCTTCGACCGCTATGGCGTGCGCGGCCCGATCGCCGCGCTCACGGTGCTCACCGTGCTGGGCGCCGTCGGCCAGGCGCTGGCGCGCACGCCGGCCGAGATGATCGCCGCGCGCCTGGTCGTCGGCCTGGGCTGCTCCGGCTACTTCATGGCCGGCGCCGTGCTGTGCGGCGTGTGGTTCGCGCCGGCGCAGTTCGCCACCATGCTGGCGCGCGTCTTCGCGCTGGGCGGGCTCGGCACGCTGCTCGCCGGCACGCCACTGGCCATCCTCGCCGAGTGGCTGGGCTGGCGCGGCGCCTTCGGCGCCATGGCGGGGCTGGCCGTCGCCACCGGCCTGCTGTTCTGGTTCACCGTGCACGACACGCCGCCCGGCGCGCCGCGACGGCGGCCCTCGACCGGCTCGTTCATCGACATGCTGCGCGGCATCGGCCGCATCCTGCGCCTGCCGCGCATGCCGATGCTGATGGCGATGCACTTCTCCGCCTATGCCTCGATGCTGGCGATCATGGGCGCGTGGAGCGGTCCCTACCTCGCCGACGTGCACGGCATGGACGCGCTGGCGCGCGGTCACGTGGTGACAGCCATGGCGATCGCCCAGATCGTCGGGGTCAGCCTCTACGGTCCGCTCGATCGCGTCTTCAACACGCGCAAGGGCGTGGTGATCGCCGGCGTCGCGCTGACCCTGGCGCCGTTCCTGGCGCTGGTGCTCGTCCCGCTGCCGGCCACGTGGCTGGCCGTGAGCCTGCTGGTCGCGCTGTGCTTCTTCGCCGCCTACTCGGTGCAGATCGTGGCCCATGGCCGCGCGATGTACCCGCCCGACCTCGTCGGCCGCGGCGTCACCACGCTGAACATCGCCCAGGTCGGCGGCAGCATGGCCCTGCCGCTGCTCGCCGGCGCGGTGATCAGCCAGCTCGCCCAGGGCGGACCGCGCAGCGACTTCGTCTATCGCATGGGCTTCGGCGCGGTGGCCGCCGTGCTGCTGGTCTCGGCACTGTGCTACCTCGCCGTGCCCGACCGGCGCCCGCGCGGCTGAGCGCGGCGCGATGATTGCAGATCCGATGAGAAAATATGCCGCATTCGATTGAGGTCGGCTCGCAAGCCGCTTTTGCAAAAGCAAAAAGCGCCCTCACCTCATGTGCCTTCTTCGCCCCGGCCCGGCCCCCATCGGGCGGTTTGACGGCATGGGTCTTGCCCAGCTAACCCCCTGACGCTACACACGCTTCGGCCGTCGCACAGGCGACGGGCCCGGGGGACGTCAATGGCCGTGAAGAAAGGCAAGACCGCAGCAAGAAAGTCGCCGCCCAGGAAGGCCGTCAGCAAGCCGGCAACGAAGAAGGCCGTCACGAAGGCCGCGAGCAGGGCTGCGGGCAAGGCGTCGAAAGCCAGCGCATCGGCGGGTGCGCGCGACACGGCGCGGCTGCTGCTGGAGATCGAGGCGGTCCATTGCCGGGCCGACAAGCCCTTCATCTTCACCTCGGGCCGCGCCAGCCCGGTCTACATCGACTGCCGCAAGATCATTTCGTTCCCCGAGGCGCGGGCGAAGATCATGGCGCATGCCCACAAGCTGATCGGCGACACGATCGGCTGGTCGAAGATCGACGTCGTCGCCGGCGGCGAGACGGCGGGCATCCCGTTCTCGGCCTTCATCGCCCAGACGGCGAAGAAGCCGATGATCTACGTGCGCAAGCAGCCCAAGGGCTTCGGCCGCATGGCTCAGATCGAGGGCGAGCTGAAGCCCGGCCAGCGCGTGCTGCTGGTCGAGGATCTCGCCACCGACGGCGGCAGCAAGGTCAATTTCATCGAGGCGCTGCGCAAGGCCGACGCCAAGGTCACCGACTGCTTCGTGATCTTCCACTACGGCATCTTTGCCCAGAGCATCGACACGCTCTCGCTGATGGGCGTGAAGCTGCATGCGCTCGCCACCTGGTGGGATGTGCTCGACGCGGCCGAACGTCACAAGTACTTCGACGCCCAGGGCCTGGCCGAGACCCGCGCCTTCCTCGAATCGCCGGATGGATGGTCGGCCACCCATGGCGGCGCCGGCCAACGGCCCAACCAGATGCGCCCGCCGATGGGCGCCATGGCCCAACCGCCGGCGCGCTGAAGCGGCAACCCGTCCCGCGACCTGCCGTTCTGGAGGAGACCCCGAACGGCAGGAGTTGCGTCATGGGCAACAAGCACGTCCCCATCTCGAACAGGAACGAAGGCGAGGGCAGCCGCAGCGCCGCGCGCGCCTACAATGCTGGCCTCAAGGAGCACATCGATTCCGGCAAGGTGAAGCCCGCCGCCGAGAAGGCGAAGAAGGCCGTCGAATCACCGGAGAATGCCGAATTGCGCGATGCCGAGAAGACCGGCCTCGCCAAGGGCCGCCACTGAGGCGCACCGTCGGAGGCCAATACCTTCCCCCGGAGGGCAGGGCGATCGCATATGGTTTGGCCTTGTGCCCCCCTCTCCCCGCTTGCGGGGAGAGGGTTGGGGTGAGGGGCTGCCGCAAGTGGCGCACCACGACTGTGCTCAACCTGAAACGACCCCTCACCCCGACCCTCTCCCCGCATGCGGGGAGAGGGGGAAACGCCATATGCGATCGCCCTGCCCTCCGGGGGAAGGTAACGTTCATTTCGTGCCCCTCAGCTGGCGGCGCAGGGTTTCGGTGTCGCCCAGCACCCAGATCGTCGCGATCTGTCCGTGCTTGACGGTGAAGAAGGCCGCGCCGGTCCAGGTCACCGTGTGGCCGGTCGGCTTCTCGCCCCACAGCGATTCGCAATGCAGCCCGCCGAAGGTCATGCGCGCGGCGGCGCTGTCGGCGTCGGCCACCAGATGGTCGATGCGGCAATGGTAGTCGGCGAAGGCGCGATGGATCTTGCGCATGTAGTCGATGAAGCCTTCGGCGCCCGCGCGTTCCTCGCCGATCGAGCCGCGGAACGACAGGTCGGCGGCGAGGATCTCGCGCGCCACCGCCTCGTCGGCGTGGTTCCAGACCTCGTCGTAGAAGCGCCGCACCAGTTGCGCACCCAGCGGTTCCGCCATCCTCCGCTCCCTTGCCTGGACATGGGCGCCGGTGCGACGCTTGGCACGCCGTTCCCGTCCGCGAGGCCGTCCTGATGCTCACCAGATCGATCGCGCTCGTCCTCGCCCTGCTCGCCAGCCTCGCCCCGTTCGCCCGGCCGGCGCAAGCCAAGGACGAGCTGGTGATCGGGCTGACCCAGTATCCCTCGACCTGGAACCCGCTGATCGGCGCCATGCTGGCCAAATCGGTGGTGCAGAACATGACGGCGCGGCCCTTCACGGCCTACGACCCGGACTGGAAGCTGGTCTGTCTGCTGTGCACCGAGCTGCCGACCCTGGACAACGGCAAGGCGCGCCTGGTCGACCTGCCCGAGGGCAGGAAGGGCATGGAGATCGACTTCACCATCCGGCCCGAGGCCAGATGGGGCGACGGCACGCCGGTCAGCGTCAAGGACGTCGAGTTCACCATCGCGTTCGGCAAGCACCCGCAATCCGGCGTCGCCTCCTCGGAAGGCTATCGCCGCATCCTCAAGGTCGCGGCGCACGACGAGAAGTCGTTCACCCTGACGATCGATCGCGTCACCTTCGACTACAACTCGACCGGCCTGCTGCTGCTGCCGGCGCATATCGAGAAGCCGATCTTCGAGGCCAACCCGCTCGAGTACCGCAACCGCAACAGCTACGACACCAACACCGCCAATCCCGGCCTGTACAGCGGCCCCTACCGCATCGTCTCGGCGCAACCGGGGGCGCAGGTCGTGCTGGAGCGCAACCCCACCTGGTGGGGCGCCAGGCCGTTCTTCCGCCGCATCGTCGTGCGCACCATCGAGAACAGCGCCGCGCTGGAAGCCAACCTGCTGTCGGGCAGCGTCGACTACATCCTGGGCGAGCTCGGCCTGTCGATCGACCAGGCGATCGCCTTCGAGAAGCGCCACAAGGACCGCTTCGTCGTCCACTACCAGCCGGCGCTGATCTACGAGCATATCGACGTCAACCTCGACAACCCGATCCTCAAGGATCTCAAGGTGCGCCAGGCGCTGATGCACGGCATGGACCGCCAGGCGATCTCGAGCCGGCTGTTCGAGGGCAAGCAGCCGGTGGCGCATGGCGGCTTGAGCCCGCTCGATCCGATGTACGACAAGCAGGCGCGCCACTACGCCTACGATCCGGCGAAAGCGCGCGCGCTGCTCGACGAGGCGGGCTGGCGCGACATCAAGGGCGGCGTCCGCCACAACGCCAAAGGAGAGCGGCTGACCTTCGAGCTGGTGACCACCGCCGGCAACCGCACGCGCGAGCAGGTGCAGCAGGTGCTGCAGAGCCAGTGGCGCCAGATCGGCATCGATCTGCGGCTGAAGGCCGAGCCGCCGCGCGTCTTCTCCTCGGAGTCGCTCAACAAGCGCGGCTTCAGCGGGCTCGCGATGTACGCCTGGGTGACGCGGCCGGAGGGCGTGCCGCGCACCACGCTGCACTCCAACGAGATCCCGACCGCGGCCAACAACTGGAGCGGCCAGAACCATCCCGGCTACAGGAACCCCGCCATGGACCGCGCGCTCGATGCCGCCGAGCGCGAGATCGATCCGCAGAAGCGCCGCGCCCACTTCGCGGAGATCCAGAGGCTCTACGCCGACGACCTGCCGGTGCTGCCGCTCTACCACCGCGCCGATGCCTTCATCTTCCCGCGGCAGCTCAAGGGCGTCCGCCCGACCGGCCATCTCAATTCCTCGACCCTTTGGGTCGAGCAGTGGCGCTGGGAATAGGCGGCACAACATTCCCCTTCAATGCTTTGTGCTCCTGTCTATGATCCGCGCATGTCCTTCGAGCCCGTCGAGCTGACCGGCCGCTACGTGCGGCTCGAGCCGCTCGCCGAACGCCATCGCGAGATGCTGCGTCCGGCGGCGCAGAACCCGCGCATCTGGGTGCTGACCACCTCGGCCTTCGGCGCCGCCTTCGATCCCTATTTCGACAACGCGCTGAACCGCGCCGCTTCGGGCATCGAGCGACCGTTCGTCGTGCGCCTGCTGGAGGAGGACCGGCTGGTAGGCAGCACGCGCTTCATGAACATCGAGGCGGCGCACAAGCGGGTGGAAATCGGCGCGACCTGGTACGACCCCACCGTCTGGGCCGGCATGGTCAACCCCGAGTGCAAGCTGCTGCTGATGCGGCACGTCTTCGAGACGCTGAGATGGAACCGTGTCGAGTACAAGACCGACGCGCGCAACCAGCGCAGCCGCGACGCCATCCTGCGCCTGGGCGCGACCCAGGAAGGCATCTTCCGCAAGCACATGGTGCTGGCCGACGGCCACATCAGGGATTCGGTCTATTTCAGCATCGTCGACGACGAGTGGCCCGAAGTGAGGGACGGGCTGGAGCGGCGGCTGAAGTATTGACGAACGTTACCTTCCCCCGGAGGGGGAAGGTGCCCGAAGGGCGGAAGGGGGATGTTGAAGACGGACTCCTGCGTTCGTCTTCGACATCCCCCTTCCGGCGCTGCGCGCCACCTTCCCCCTCCGGGGGAAGGTAAGAAGACCTGTCGCTGTGTATACTGCCGGCATGACGCGCTACCTGCTCGGCAGGCTTCTGCAGATGCTGCTGGTCCTGCTCGCCATGAGCGCGATCGTCTTCGGGCTGATCGGGCTCATGCCGGGCGATCCGATCGACCTGATGATCCAGGGCGATCCCGAGATGACGCCGGCCGACGCCGCGCGCCTGCGCGGGCTGTACGGCCTCGACCAGCCGATCTGGGCGCGCTACCTGAGCTGGCTGGGCGAGGCGCTGTCGGGCCGGCTCGGCTATTCGCGCCTGTTCACCCAGCCGGTGCTGGCGGTGCTCGCCCCGCGCCTGCTCGACACGCTGCTGCTGATGGGGCTGGCGCTGTCGATCTCGGTGGCGATCGCGATTCCCGCCGGGCTGTGGGTGGCGCGCCGCGCGCAGAGCGGCGTCGACTACGTCGTCAACCTGCTGTGCTTCGCCGGCGTCTCGCTGCCCAGCTTCTGGCTGGCGCTGCTGATGATCACGCTGTTCGCCGTGGTGCTGGGCTGGCTGCCGGCCGGCGGCGTCGGCGAGGGCCCATGGCAGCAGGCGCGCCATCTGGTGATGCCGGTCATCGTGCTGAGCCTGACCCAGCTCGGCCATCACATCCGCTTCGTGCGCGCCGCCGCGATCAACGCGCTGCGCGCCGACCACGTGCGCACCGCGCGGTCGAAGGGCCTGAGCGAAGGCCAGGTGATGTGGCGCCACGTGCTGCGCAACGCCATGGCGCCGGTGCTGACGGTGCTGGCGCTGTCCTTCGGCAGCCTGTTCTCCGGCGCGGTGATCACCGAGACCATGTTCGCGCGGCCCGGCATGGGCAAGACGATCTACGACGCGATCCTCGGCAACGACTTCAACCTGGCGCTGGTCGGCCTGATGCTGGCGACCTTCGCCACCCTGCTGGGCAACTTCCTCGCCGATCTCGGCTACGCCGCGCTCGATCCGCGCGTGCGCCTGCGCGAGGCCCCATGAGAACGCAGGGCGATTGGATAGGGCCGTTTTGCCTCGGCTTTGCCTTCCCCCGGAGGGGGAAGGTGGCGCGCAGCGACGGAAGGGGGATGCTTCAACGACGCCGGTGTCCGTCTTCGACATCCCCCTTCCGCCCTTCGGGCACCTTCCCCCTCCGGGGGAAGGTAGACCTGAACGCCATATGCCATCGCCCCGCATGAGACCGGGATCGTGAGAGCGGGCTCGCCCACCCGGCGCGCCTGGCGCCGCTTCCTGCAGCATCGCCTGGGCGTCGCCTCGCTGGTCCTGCTGGTGCTGATCTTCGGCATGTCGCTGTTGGCGCCGCTGCTGGGCGCCTGGCGCGGCATCGACGCCACCAACGCCGACCTGCTGGCGCGCTTCGAGCCGCCCGGCGCCCGCCACTGGCTGGGCACCGACGATCTGGGGCGCGACGTGCTGCAGCGCCTGCTCGAGGGCGGCCGGGTGTCGATGCTGGTCGCCCTCGTCGCCGCGGTGCTGTCGGCGGCGATCGGCGCGGTGATCGGCGTGGTCTCGGGCTTCGTCGGCGGCCGTACCGATGCGATCATCATGCGCATCACCGACATGGTGATCGCGCTGCCGCTGCTGCCGCTGCTGATCGTGCTGGCGGCCATCGACGTCACCAAGCTCGGCGTCCCGGCCGAGACGGCCCAGTCCGAGATGATGTCGCTCTACCGCATCGTCGTCATCGTCGCGCTCACCGGCTGGACCGGCGTGGCGCGGTTGGTGCGCGCCGAGACGCTGTCGTTGAAGGCGCGCGATTTCGTGCGCGCCGCGCGCGCGCTGGGCGCCTCGCCGAGCCGGCAGATGTTCCGTCACATCCTGCCCAACACCGCGGCCTCGCTGATCGTCGCCACGACGCTCTCGATCGGCAGCATCGTGCTGATGGAATCGGTGCTGAGCTTCCTTGGCCTGGGCATCCAGGCGCCGCATGCCAGCTGGGGCAACATGCTCACCGGCGCGCAGGACCTGGTATGGACCGCGCCGCTGCTGGCGGTCTGGCCCGGCCTGGCCATCTTCCTCACGGTGATCGCCTTCAACTTCCTGGGCGATGCCCTGCAGGACGCCCTCGACCCGCGCGCCGAGCGGCGCTAACACACTGTCGTCCTGAGCGAAGCGAAGGACCTAGCGGTATTGCTGCCATATGCGGCCAGCGTACCGCTCGCACGACCGCAAGGTCCTTCGCTTCGCTCAGGACGACGGCAGCACTAACCAGGTCCTCCTCCCATGAGACGGTTCATCGTCGGTCTGCTGGCCATCATCGGCTTCATCACCATCCTCGGCGTCGGCGGCCTCGTGTTGCTGGGCAGCGTCATGGGCGATTCGCGCCCGGCGATCAGCGATCGCACGGTGCTGAAGCTCGACTGGCGCCGGCTGCCGGGCGAGGAAGGCGCCGGCGGCGGCGGGCTCTTCGGCCCGCGCGGCGCGACGCTTGCCCAGACGGTCGACGCGCTGCGCCATGCCGCGGCCGACCAGCGCGTCATCGGCCTGGTCGCCACATTGAGCGGCGGCGGCCCGGGCATCGCCTCGGTGCAGGAGCTGCGCGAGGCGATCGCCTTCTTCCGCGCCGCCGGCAAGTTCGCGATCGTCTACACCGAGAGCTTCGATACCGGCCCGGGCGGCCTGCGCAACTGGTACCTCGCCAGCGCCTTCGAGCAGATCTGGCTGCAGCCCTCCGGCGATTTCGGCGTCGTCGGCATCGCCGCCCAGGTGCCGTTCCTCAAGGACGGCCTCGACAGGCTCGGCGTGCGCTTCGAGGGCGGCAAGCGGCTGGAGTTCAAGTCGGCGCCCAACACCTTCCTCGAATCGGGCTTCACCACGGCGCACCGCGAGAACCTGCAGGCGCTGGTCGACGGCCTGTTCGGCCAGGTGATCGAGGACGTCGCGCGCAGCCGCAACCTGCCGGCCGATGAACTGCGCCGCCTGATCGACACCGCGCCACTGGCGCCGTCCGACGCGCTGTCGGCCAGGCTGGTCGACAAGCTCGGCTATCGCGACGAGGTGATGGCCGAAATCGAGCGCCGCGCCGGCCGCAAGGACGCGCTCTACGAGTTCGCCGACTATCTCGGGGATTCCGACGTGCGGGCGCGCCGCGGCGAGGCGATCGCCGTGGTGACGGTCGACGGCGCCATCGTGTCGACCGACGAAGGCGCCTCGCCGCTGACCGGCGGCCGGCTCGCCGTCGCCGACAGGCTGGCGCGCGCGATCGACGAGGCGGCCGGCGAGGCCGAGATCAAGGCCATCGTCGTGCGCATCGATTCGCCCGGCGGCTCCTACCCGGCGTCCGACACCATCCGCCGCGCCATCGAACGGGCCAGGCAGAAGGGCAAGCCGGTGGTCGTCTCCTTCGGCGACGTTGCCGCTTCGGGCGGCTATTTCGCCGCCCTGCCCGCCGACGTCATCGTCGCCCAGCGTGGCACCATCACCGGCTCGATCGGCGTCTTCGGGCTGAAGCCGGTGGTCGGCGACCTGCTCGATTCGCTGGGCATCAGAGTCGAGACCATCCATGCCGGCGCCAACGCGGCGATGAACTCGCCGACCAACGGCTACACGCCACTGCAGCAGGCCGCCGTCGACCGCGTGCTCGATCGCATCTATGCCGATTTCACCCGCAAGGTCGGCGACGCGCGCCGGCTCGACGCCACGCGGCTGGACGCCGCCGCGCGCGGCCGCGTCTTCACCGGTACCGACGCCAAGGCGGCGGGACTGGTCGACGAGCTGGGCGGCCTGACGCTCGCCATCGCCTTCGCCAAGGCCAAGGCCGGCATCGACGCGGCGCGCGAGACCCATGTGCGGCGCTACCCCGCTCCCAAGGGTCGCATCGAGCAGATCCTGGAGCTGCTCACCGGGCGGCGCGCCGAGATGGCCGCCCGCGGCGAGATGCGGCGCGTGACGACGGAGATCAGCCGCCGGCTGGGCGACCTGCCGCTGACATGGCAGGCCGAAGCCATGCGCCTGCCCCCGCTGCCACCGCTGTGGGATTGATCTCGGCCCACCTGTCATCCCGAGCACAGCGAGGGATCCAGGGAAGTTGACTGGATCCTCGCTGCGCTCGGGATGACAGGCTAACGGCGCCACGCGGCGATCAGGAACTCGCGGTTGCCGTCACCGCCCTCGATCGGGCTGTCGACGATGCCGCGCACCGACCAGCCCGGCCGGGCACCCAGCCAGTCGCGGATAGTCGAGCATGCCTCCTCATGCAGCACGGCGTCGCGCACGATGCCGCCCTTGCCGACGCGCGATGGCCCGACCTCGAATTGCGGCTTGATCAGCGCCACCAGATCGGCGCCTGGCGCGGCGAGCGCCAGCGCCGCCGGCAGCGCCACGCGCAGGCCGATGAAGCTGACATCGCAGACGATCAGCCCGACCGGCTCCGGCACATGCGTCGCATCGATCTCGCGCACGTTGAGCCGTTCCAGCGACACCACGCGTGGATCGTCCCGCAGGCTCGCGTCGAGCTGACCATGGCCGACATCGACGGCGTAGATCTTGCGCGCGCCACGGCGCAGCAGCACGTCGGTGAAGCCCCCGGTGGAGGCGCCGACATCCAGCGCCAGCCGTCCCGCCGCCGCGATGCCGAAATGGTCGAGCGCATGCGCGAGCTTGAGACCGCCGCGCGAGACATAGGGATGGACGCCAGCCACGAGGACGATCGCCTCGTCGTCGCCGACCATCTCGCTCGCCTTGCCCGCGGCCCGGCCGGCGACCGTGACCAGTCCGGCCTCGATGGCGCGATGTGCCTCGGCGCGCGAGCGCACCAGCCCGCGCGTGACGAGCGCGCGGTCGAGTCGTCGGCGCTGCCCTGCCATGTCGCCATGCTAGCATCGACGCCGACACGACATGGGAGGAGACGATGGCGACCAACCTGCTGGCCGGCGATGCCGCGCTGGTCACCGGCGCCGCCGGCGGCATCGGCCGCGGCATCGCCAGGGCGTTGATGGCCGATGGCGCGCGCGTGCTGGGCAGCGACATCAATCCGCCGCCGGCCGAGGACGGCATCGAGTTCGTCGCCGCCGATCTTGCCAGGCGCGACGGCTGGCGCTTGCTGCACGACGAGGCGGTGAAGCGGCTGGGCTCGATCTCGCTCTTCGTCCACGCCGCCAGCCCGCGGCGGCGCGAGGCCGACCATGCCATGGCGCTGACCGAGGAGGTCTGGGACTCGATGGTCGAGGTCAATCTGCGCAGCGGCTTCTTCCTCGGCCGCGCCGTCGCCGCCCACATGCGCGAGCGCGGGATCAAGGGCCGCATCCTCTACATCACCTCGCTGCACCGCTACGTGCCGCGCAATCTCGCCCACTACAGCGCCTCGAAGGCCGGCATGACCATGGTGATGAAGGAGCTGGCCCGCACGCTGGCGCGCGACGGCATCCGGGTGAACGCCATCGCGCCGGGCGCGATCCCCGGCGGCGGCTTCGTCTCCGACGATCTCGGCGCGCTGGTCTCGCAGATCCCGCTGGGCCGCGCCGGCACGCCCGACGACATCGCGCAGATGGCCGTGGCGGTGCTGTCGGAACGCTTCGGCCGCTACGTCGCCGGCACGACGATCGATGTCGATGGCGGCATCAGCCTGATCAGCTGGATGCCGCCGGCCTGACAGAGCCGAAGGCCGGCGACGCGACAGCGTCCGCCTCCGGCGGAATACCTGTTCCTTTCCCCTTCCTTTCCCTTCCCTTCCTTTCCCAACTGTGCCGGCACTGTGCCGGCACATCCTGCCGTGCGACGCGTGCCTCACGCGTCGGCCGACGCGGCCCATCGCCGTGTCGGGCGAGTCGACGATTGGGGTCTCGATCATCCCGAGTACAGCGAGGGATCTCGAAGCGACCTGGATCCCCCCGCTGCGCTCGGAATGACAGTGTGACTCAGCCGCGTGCGCGTTCCTCGCTGGCGACGCCCAGGGCGGCGAGCGCGGTGGCGACGATCGATTTGGCGTCGAGGCCGGCCCATTCGTACTGCCTGGCCGGCGCGGCGTGGTCGATGAAGCGGTCGGGCAGGATCATCGGCCGGATCTTCAGCCCGTGGTCGAGCGCGCCGGCCGTGGCGAGATGCTGCATCACCTGCGCCGCGAAGCCGCCGACCGCACCCTCCTCGATGGTGATCAGCACCTCGTGGTGGCGCGCCAGCCGGCGCACCAGGTCGGTGTCGAGCGGCTTGGCGAAGCGGGCGTCGGCCACCGTGGTCGGCAGGCCGCGCGCGGCCAGATCGTCCGCCGCCTTGAGGCATTCCTGCAGCCGCGCGCCGAAGCTCAGCAGCGCGATCTTGCTGCCCTCGCGCACGATGCGGCCCCTGCCGATCTCCAGCGGCGTACCCTTGGCCGGCAGATCGACGCCGACGCCCTCGCCGCGCGGATAGCGGAAGGCGGAGGGGCGATCGTCGATCGCCGCCGAGGTCGCCACCATGTGCATCAGCTCGAGCTCGT harbors:
- a CDS encoding SDR family oxidoreductase → MATNLLAGDAALVTGAAGGIGRGIARALMADGARVLGSDINPPPAEDGIEFVAADLARRDGWRLLHDEAVKRLGSISLFVHAASPRRREADHAMALTEEVWDSMVEVNLRSGFFLGRAVAAHMRERGIKGRILYITSLHRYVPRNLAHYSASKAGMTMVMKELARTLARDGIRVNAIAPGAIPGGGFVSDDLGALVSQIPLGRAGTPDDIAQMAVAVLSERFGRYVAGTTIDVDGGISLISWMPPA